A part of Zonotrichia leucophrys gambelii isolate GWCS_2022_RI chromosome 7, RI_Zleu_2.0, whole genome shotgun sequence genomic DNA contains:
- the LOC135450705 gene encoding uncharacterized protein LOC135450705 isoform X1 has product MYAGRKRRKPVPKSPKAPPAEGVKSNPSKRHRERLNQELSKLTGLLPFPEDVRSRLDKLSILRLAVGYLRVKSYLRATASNVGNCVDQPRPPGGDRWTELQGDRELFPEGELLLQALNGFVIAVTGDGYIFYISPTVQDYLGFHQSDLIYQSVYELIHADDRAAFRRQLHGPPVHAADSFPPEQPLLAGSQRLRAEKQSFVERSFTCRFRCLLDNSSGFLALNFRGRLKFLLGQQKSAADKSPVALFAIATLLQPLSILELRTKTLIFQTKHKLDFTPMACDSRGKVVLGYTEVELCRRGSGYQFVHAADMMHCAEHHVRMMKTGESGLTVFRLLTKRGSWVWVQANARLVYKGDRPDCIIARQRALSNEEGEEHLHKRNLQLPFSFATGEAVLYGNALPGFLDSFQAKEELQVQANSNSEQRLVDPNSLLGAMMKQDASIYNSHMDNVPQFSLPGFIPEPDGLTQNEDTSSAKEESNSLLVVIETLFEKSEVDGNACQSLNAGSTELQQWEEAVLSLGAQEEPPAQGLGTKVPSCVGQVLLREGAGKSLEFQRCHEESSAVADFQRCWAAGSAFPAEPQAAGTWGGQGALSSMGSAPSEGSFAQPEQQVLFNPARLVAGTALGVPMSSSKSSAALQLADQALQAEATLSAPLDNTLPAAQSQPGCQLVGSNTLGTLCHSVPLQANPASCPSEASLVVAPKQLEAAGAYLESQTLPGGSPENPPGAGLWLPIPSQSFPCPAQGLHESLFAGDGKLCDVEVALPAPLGARQLPGHGGFPKQPLAGHAEPSFSWEGEQAVPREEKWFSQPWLLQAGAAPVHHSGLQPGSSTDPSAHQMDCIVLSECQYGNSLFRHDSTFLRDAAQTPLPQQPGALPCPAETRPGAPCSSPGSVPRCSAALPVKVGAGAPLCSGQGPGCPSVPLSAGRPLCACEIQLKVRCEGCRT; this is encoded by the exons ccacagcttcaaACGTTGGCAACTGCGTGGATCAGCCCAGACCTCCAGGaggggacagatggacagagctgcagggtgacagggagCTGTTCCCTgaaggagagctgctgctccag GCACTCAATGGATTTGTCATTGCCGTGACTGGGGACGGATACATCTTCTACATCTCCCCCACCGTGCAGGACTACCTGGGCTTCCACCAG TCGGATCTCATCTACCAGAGCGTGTACGAGCTGATCCATGCGGACGACAGGGCCGCCTTCCGCCGCCAGCTGCACGGGCCCCCGGTGCATGCTGCTGACT cttttcccccTGAGCAGCCGCTGCTTGCCGGCTCGCAGCGCCTCCGTGCTGAGAAGCAATCCTTTGTGGAGAGGAGCTTCACCTGCCGCTTCCGCTGCCTGCTGGATAACTCCTCGGGATTCCTG GCCTTGAATTTCCGTGGGCGCCTGAAGTTCCTTCTTGGGCAGCAAAAGTCAGCAGCAGACAAGTCCCCAGTTGCTCTCTTTGCCATTGCCACACTCCTCCAGCCTCTCTCCATCCTGGAGCTCCGGACCAAAACGCTGATCTTTCAGACAAAGCACAAGCTGGACTTCACTCCCATGGCCTGTGATTCCCG GGGGAAGGTTGTCCTGGGATACACGGAggtggagctgtgcaggaggggGTCCGGATACCAGTTTGTGCACGCGGCCGACATGATGCACTGCGCAGAGCACCACGTGAGAA tgaTGAAGACGGGCGAGAGCGGGCTGACGGTGTTCCGGCTGCTGACCAAGAGGGGCAGCTGGGTGTGGGTGCAGGCCAACGCACGGCTGGTCTACAAAGGGGACAGGCCCGACTGCATCATCGCCCGCCAGCGAGCCCTGTC GAATGAAGAAGGCGAGGAACATCTCCACAAGAGAAACCTGCAGCTGCCTTTCAGCTTTGCCACGGGGGAAGCAGTCTTGTATGGGAATGCCCTTCCTGGGTTCTTGGACTCGTTCCAAgccaaggaggagctgcaggtgcaaGCAAACTCCAACTCAGAGCAGCGCTTGGTAGACCCCAACTCTCTCCTTGGGGCCATGATGAAGCAGGATGCATCCATATACAATTCCCACATGGATAACGTGCCTCAGTTCTCCTTGCCAGGTTTCATCCCTGAGCCTGATGGGCTGACCCAGAATGAGGacaccagcagtgccaaggaGGAGAGCAACTCCCTCCTGGTGGTCATTGAAACCCTCTTTGAGAAGAGTGAGGTGGATGGAAACGCCTGCCAGAGCCTGAACGCGGGCAGCacggagctgcagcagtgggaggaggctgtgctcagcctgggggcacaggaggagccaCCAGCTCAGGGGCTTGGCACCAAGGTGCCATCCTGTGTGGGGCAGGTGCTCCTCAGGGAGGGTGCTGGAAAGAGCCTGGAGTTCCAACGCTGCCATGAGGaaagcagtgctgtggctgACTTCCAGCgctgctgggcagctggctcagcattcccagcagagccccaggcagCGGGCACATGGGGAGGCCAGGGGGCTCTGAGCTCcatgggctctgctccctctgaggGCAGCTTtgcccagccagagcagcaggtcCTGTTCaacccagccaggctggtggcagggaCTGCgctgggtgtccccatgtccagcaGCAAATCCtctgcagcacttcagctgGCAGACCAAGCCCTTCAGGCAGAAGCCACCCTCTCTGCTCCTCTAGATAACactcttcctgctgctcagagccagcctgggtGCCAGCTGGTGGGCTCAAACACCTTGGGGACTCTGTGCCACAGTGTCCCTCTCCAGGCAAACCCAGCCAGTTGCCCATCAGAGGCTTCACTGGTCGTAGCTCCAAAAcagctggaagctgcaggagcaTACCTGGAGTCCCAGACTCTGCCAGGTGGCAGCCCTGAGAAtcccccaggggctgggctgtggctgccaatcccctcccagtcttttccttgccctgcccagggcttgcATGAGTCCCTGTTCGCTGGGGATGGGAAGCTCTGTGATGTGGAGgttgctctccctgcccccttaggagccaggcagctgccagggcatGGTGGCTTCCCCAAACAGCCCCTGGCAGGCCATGCAGAGCCCAGCTTTTCCTGGGAGGgggagcaggcagtgccccGAGAGGAGAAGTGGTTCTCACAGCCGtggctcctgcaggctggggcagctccagtgcaCCACAGCGGGCTCCAGCCGGGCTCCAGCACggatcccagtgcccaccagATGGACTGCATTGTGCTGTCCGAGTGCCAGTATGGAAACAGCCTTTTCAGGCATGACAGCACCTTCCTGAGGGATGCTGCTCAAAcaccccttccccagcagccaggtGCTTTGCCTTGCCCTGCTGAGACCCGCCCTGGAGCACCCTGCTCCTCACCAGGCTCAGTTCCAAggtgctcagcagctctccctgtgaAGGTGGGTGCAGGAGCCCCCCTGTGCTCCGGGCAGGGCCCTGGCTGCCCATCAGTTCCCCTCTCAGCTGGGCGGCCCCTCTGTGCCTGTGAGATCCAGCTCAAGGTGAGGTGTGAGGGCTGCAGGACCTGA
- the LOC135450705 gene encoding uncharacterized protein LOC135450705 isoform X2 has protein sequence MITSLRFYLNCRGLLIFIQATASNVGNCVDQPRPPGGDRWTELQGDRELFPEGELLLQALNGFVIAVTGDGYIFYISPTVQDYLGFHQSDLIYQSVYELIHADDRAAFRRQLHGPPVHAADSFPPEQPLLAGSQRLRAEKQSFVERSFTCRFRCLLDNSSGFLALNFRGRLKFLLGQQKSAADKSPVALFAIATLLQPLSILELRTKTLIFQTKHKLDFTPMACDSRGKVVLGYTEVELCRRGSGYQFVHAADMMHCAEHHVRMMKTGESGLTVFRLLTKRGSWVWVQANARLVYKGDRPDCIIARQRALSNEEGEEHLHKRNLQLPFSFATGEAVLYGNALPGFLDSFQAKEELQVQANSNSEQRLVDPNSLLGAMMKQDASIYNSHMDNVPQFSLPGFIPEPDGLTQNEDTSSAKEESNSLLVVIETLFEKSEVDGNACQSLNAGSTELQQWEEAVLSLGAQEEPPAQGLGTKVPSCVGQVLLREGAGKSLEFQRCHEESSAVADFQRCWAAGSAFPAEPQAAGTWGGQGALSSMGSAPSEGSFAQPEQQVLFNPARLVAGTALGVPMSSSKSSAALQLADQALQAEATLSAPLDNTLPAAQSQPGCQLVGSNTLGTLCHSVPLQANPASCPSEASLVVAPKQLEAAGAYLESQTLPGGSPENPPGAGLWLPIPSQSFPCPAQGLHESLFAGDGKLCDVEVALPAPLGARQLPGHGGFPKQPLAGHAEPSFSWEGEQAVPREEKWFSQPWLLQAGAAPVHHSGLQPGSSTDPSAHQMDCIVLSECQYGNSLFRHDSTFLRDAAQTPLPQQPGALPCPAETRPGAPCSSPGSVPRCSAALPVKVGAGAPLCSGQGPGCPSVPLSAGRPLCACEIQLKVRCEGCRT, from the exons atgataacttcactaagattctacctaaactgtcgtggcttgctgatcttcatacaag ccacagcttcaaACGTTGGCAACTGCGTGGATCAGCCCAGACCTCCAGGaggggacagatggacagagctgcagggtgacagggagCTGTTCCCTgaaggagagctgctgctccag GCACTCAATGGATTTGTCATTGCCGTGACTGGGGACGGATACATCTTCTACATCTCCCCCACCGTGCAGGACTACCTGGGCTTCCACCAG TCGGATCTCATCTACCAGAGCGTGTACGAGCTGATCCATGCGGACGACAGGGCCGCCTTCCGCCGCCAGCTGCACGGGCCCCCGGTGCATGCTGCTGACT cttttcccccTGAGCAGCCGCTGCTTGCCGGCTCGCAGCGCCTCCGTGCTGAGAAGCAATCCTTTGTGGAGAGGAGCTTCACCTGCCGCTTCCGCTGCCTGCTGGATAACTCCTCGGGATTCCTG GCCTTGAATTTCCGTGGGCGCCTGAAGTTCCTTCTTGGGCAGCAAAAGTCAGCAGCAGACAAGTCCCCAGTTGCTCTCTTTGCCATTGCCACACTCCTCCAGCCTCTCTCCATCCTGGAGCTCCGGACCAAAACGCTGATCTTTCAGACAAAGCACAAGCTGGACTTCACTCCCATGGCCTGTGATTCCCG GGGGAAGGTTGTCCTGGGATACACGGAggtggagctgtgcaggaggggGTCCGGATACCAGTTTGTGCACGCGGCCGACATGATGCACTGCGCAGAGCACCACGTGAGAA tgaTGAAGACGGGCGAGAGCGGGCTGACGGTGTTCCGGCTGCTGACCAAGAGGGGCAGCTGGGTGTGGGTGCAGGCCAACGCACGGCTGGTCTACAAAGGGGACAGGCCCGACTGCATCATCGCCCGCCAGCGAGCCCTGTC GAATGAAGAAGGCGAGGAACATCTCCACAAGAGAAACCTGCAGCTGCCTTTCAGCTTTGCCACGGGGGAAGCAGTCTTGTATGGGAATGCCCTTCCTGGGTTCTTGGACTCGTTCCAAgccaaggaggagctgcaggtgcaaGCAAACTCCAACTCAGAGCAGCGCTTGGTAGACCCCAACTCTCTCCTTGGGGCCATGATGAAGCAGGATGCATCCATATACAATTCCCACATGGATAACGTGCCTCAGTTCTCCTTGCCAGGTTTCATCCCTGAGCCTGATGGGCTGACCCAGAATGAGGacaccagcagtgccaaggaGGAGAGCAACTCCCTCCTGGTGGTCATTGAAACCCTCTTTGAGAAGAGTGAGGTGGATGGAAACGCCTGCCAGAGCCTGAACGCGGGCAGCacggagctgcagcagtgggaggaggctgtgctcagcctgggggcacaggaggagccaCCAGCTCAGGGGCTTGGCACCAAGGTGCCATCCTGTGTGGGGCAGGTGCTCCTCAGGGAGGGTGCTGGAAAGAGCCTGGAGTTCCAACGCTGCCATGAGGaaagcagtgctgtggctgACTTCCAGCgctgctgggcagctggctcagcattcccagcagagccccaggcagCGGGCACATGGGGAGGCCAGGGGGCTCTGAGCTCcatgggctctgctccctctgaggGCAGCTTtgcccagccagagcagcaggtcCTGTTCaacccagccaggctggtggcagggaCTGCgctgggtgtccccatgtccagcaGCAAATCCtctgcagcacttcagctgGCAGACCAAGCCCTTCAGGCAGAAGCCACCCTCTCTGCTCCTCTAGATAACactcttcctgctgctcagagccagcctgggtGCCAGCTGGTGGGCTCAAACACCTTGGGGACTCTGTGCCACAGTGTCCCTCTCCAGGCAAACCCAGCCAGTTGCCCATCAGAGGCTTCACTGGTCGTAGCTCCAAAAcagctggaagctgcaggagcaTACCTGGAGTCCCAGACTCTGCCAGGTGGCAGCCCTGAGAAtcccccaggggctgggctgtggctgccaatcccctcccagtcttttccttgccctgcccagggcttgcATGAGTCCCTGTTCGCTGGGGATGGGAAGCTCTGTGATGTGGAGgttgctctccctgcccccttaggagccaggcagctgccagggcatGGTGGCTTCCCCAAACAGCCCCTGGCAGGCCATGCAGAGCCCAGCTTTTCCTGGGAGGgggagcaggcagtgccccGAGAGGAGAAGTGGTTCTCACAGCCGtggctcctgcaggctggggcagctccagtgcaCCACAGCGGGCTCCAGCCGGGCTCCAGCACggatcccagtgcccaccagATGGACTGCATTGTGCTGTCCGAGTGCCAGTATGGAAACAGCCTTTTCAGGCATGACAGCACCTTCCTGAGGGATGCTGCTCAAAcaccccttccccagcagccaggtGCTTTGCCTTGCCCTGCTGAGACCCGCCCTGGAGCACCCTGCTCCTCACCAGGCTCAGTTCCAAggtgctcagcagctctccctgtgaAGGTGGGTGCAGGAGCCCCCCTGTGCTCCGGGCAGGGCCCTGGCTGCCCATCAGTTCCCCTCTCAGCTGGGCGGCCCCTCTGTGCCTGTGAGATCCAGCTCAAGGTGAGGTGTGAGGGCTGCAGGACCTGA